From Bacteroidota bacterium, one genomic window encodes:
- a CDS encoding DUF1801 domain-containing protein: MQKEIQEYNEAHDAGDKEICNRLATIINNVLTEAENKIWHAHPVWFLDGNPIVGYSKQKAGIRLMFWSGADFGEDALNIKGKKFKDVSIFYNDVSEINEIHLKRWLKKSREIQWDYKNIVKRKGKLVRLNIVEK, encoded by the coding sequence ATGCAAAAAGAAATACAAGAATATAATGAAGCTCATGATGCGGGCGATAAAGAAATTTGCAATCGTCTGGCTACAATCATTAACAATGTGCTTACAGAAGCTGAAAATAAAATCTGGCATGCGCATCCTGTGTGGTTTTTAGATGGCAATCCTATAGTGGGGTATAGCAAACAAAAAGCAGGTATCCGACTTATGTTTTGGAGTGGTGCTGACTTTGGTGAAGATGCATTGAATATAAAGGGCAAAAAATTTAAGGATGTATCAATTTTTTATAATGATGTTTCGGAAATAAATGAAATACATTTAAAACGTTGGTTAAAAAAATCCAGAGAAATTCAGTGGGACTATAAAAATATTGTGAAGAGAAAAGGGAAATTAGTGCGATTGAATATTGTAGAAAAATAA
- a CDS encoding VOC family protein: MLTEIHPKLPMRNKTITKHYYINTLGFKDIGTADFEGYLIMQKDNIQIHFFEFKNLDPTENYGQVYIRTNDIEKLYKSFQEKNISIHPNGKLEIKPWGQKEFSLLDPDNNLLTFGNKN; encoded by the coding sequence ATGCTGACAGAAATACATCCTAAATTGCCAATGCGCAACAAAACAATTACGAAACACTATTATATAAATACATTAGGATTTAAAGATATTGGAACTGCCGACTTTGAAGGATATTTGATTATGCAGAAGGATAATATTCAAATACACTTTTTTGAATTTAAAAATCTTGATCCTACAGAAAATTATGGACAAGTTTATATTCGCACAAATGATATTGAGAAATTATATAAATCCTTCCAGGAAAAAAACATCTCCATTCACCCTAATGGTAAATTAGAAATAAAACCCTGGGGACAAAAAGAATTTTCTCTTCTTGATCCGGATAATAATTTGTTGACTTTTGGAAATAAAAATTAA
- a CDS encoding DUF2254 domain-containing protein — MEENLKYFFQKLTSKLWFRPLIFCLISIGIALLGHLADNSFLVDIVPVIEKKSLENLLTNISASMLVIAIFAVGSMISAYSAATGTATPRSFKLIVADDVSQNALSVYIGSFIFSIVASVALRNEYYGQAGTFTLFILTLFVFAVVILTFLRWVERISKLGRLGHTIKKIEEVTFKALENRIDEPYLGGVPQFENAENGIPVFADKVGYVQYIYMSKLQSLAKHYNVTITIKCIPGVFVSDDKPIAYIHNENNLDVVDKDKIIKAFSIDNSRSFVYDPRFGLIALSEISSRALSPAINDPGTAIAIIGSHVRLFTFWLKALKENKKAEIKYDKIHVPIIALDDMFEDAFRPIARDGANNIEVMLRLQKAFISLSHAGNSEAKEIAAKHSRAAFERAELAMSFKSDLEILKSECLFIKI; from the coding sequence ATGGAAGAAAACTTAAAATACTTTTTTCAAAAACTCACATCAAAACTTTGGTTTCGTCCGCTAATTTTTTGTTTAATTTCTATTGGCATTGCACTTTTAGGCCACCTAGCCGATAATAGTTTTTTGGTGGACATCGTACCCGTGATTGAAAAAAAATCATTAGAAAATTTGCTCACCAATATTTCTGCGAGTATGCTTGTAATTGCAATTTTCGCTGTGGGTTCTATGATCTCGGCTTACTCTGCAGCAACCGGAACAGCCACTCCCCGATCATTTAAATTGATTGTAGCAGATGATGTTTCCCAAAATGCATTATCCGTTTATATTGGATCATTCATTTTTAGCATAGTAGCATCTGTTGCATTACGGAATGAATATTATGGACAGGCAGGAACATTCACGCTTTTCATTCTCACTCTCTTTGTTTTTGCTGTAGTGATACTCACATTTTTAAGATGGGTAGAACGTATTTCAAAATTAGGCCGCTTAGGACACACCATTAAAAAAATTGAAGAAGTAACTTTTAAAGCATTAGAAAATAGAATTGATGAACCTTATTTAGGTGGAGTACCTCAATTTGAAAATGCAGAAAATGGTATTCCTGTTTTTGCAGATAAAGTAGGTTATGTGCAATATATTTATATGAGTAAATTGCAATCATTAGCCAAACATTATAATGTAACTATTACCATTAAATGCATTCCCGGTGTATTTGTTTCTGATGATAAACCAATAGCATATATTCACAATGAAAATAATTTGGATGTAGTGGATAAGGATAAAATCATAAAAGCATTTTCAATAGATAATAGCAGGTCTTTCGTTTATGATCCGAGGTTTGGATTGATTGCATTAAGTGAAATTTCAAGTCGTGCTTTATCTCCTGCTATTAATGATCCGGGTACTGCAATTGCAATTATTGGAAGTCACGTGCGTCTGTTTACTTTCTGGCTTAAAGCATTAAAAGAAAATAAAAAAGCAGAAATAAAATATGATAAAATTCATGTTCCTATAATTGCGCTTGATGATATGTTTGAAGATGCCTTTCGACCAATTGCACGTGATGGTGCAAATAATATTGAAGTGATGCTTCGTCTTCAAAAAGCTTTTATTTCCTTATCACATGCAGGTAATTCAGAAGCAAAAGAAATTGCAGCTAAGCATTCTCGTGCTGCATTTGAAAGAGCGGAATTAGCAATGTCTTTTAAGAGTGATTTGGAAATATTAAAAAGTGAATGCCTATTTATTAAAATATAA
- a CDS encoding multidrug efflux RND transporter permease subunit — MIAETFINRPVTAIVISIVIMLVGILSLLNLPVSKYPNISPPTVSVSGNFIGADAITVEQTTTTPMETQINGTPGMSYITSASSSSGRSNVSVVFDMGTDIDIATVDVQNRVNVALPTLPEEVKRLGITVRKRNPSALAIFAFYSPNGTHSSSFIGNYVNIYVQDALKRVKGVGDIDSHGDDFSMRLWLSPEKLAALSLTPDDITQAINEQNIQIAPGTVGGVPQKGFQSFEYNVITNSRINTVEQFENIIVRSNPGTGNVIYLKDVATVELGKFNYGHNSTVNGQPATYVIVYQTPESNTLETYKGIIDKLDELKKTFPSDFDYLIPNESVSVIEASINEVMITLLEALLLVIIVVYLFLQDWRATLIPVLAIPVSIIGTFALFSILGFTINTLTLFAFILAIGIVVDDAIIVVEAAQHNIDHYNLSAKEATRRAMKDISGPVIAIALILAAVFVPVGFIPGIVGRLYQQFAITIAVSVLISAFVALSLTPALCSLMLRPSKSKKEKKNVLEKFFISFNNRFGKITASYTRGVALWIRNTRYVFGLLVVLIVALVFLFAKKPTGFIPQEDEGTLMATYEMAEATSTERSYAMLLELVKRIKAIPEVSVVGGLAGFNAFQGSNKSNVGTMWIMLKPWDERKGKGQDAMSILKKIQDTTADIREARVLVVAPPPVPGLGRSAGFNFQLEQTTSTDDIKTFSKVANDFIAEVNKRPEIDFAYTFFTANTPSYQVEVDRAKAKQLGVQISDIYNTLSSLLGSRYINDFNLYGRNFRVVSQADSSFRASIEEIGKYYVRNTEGNMVPLSSLISSKLIESPSLISHYNVNRSIEINGTSKQGYSSGQAIQALRETAEETLPVGYSYEFSGMSKEEIAAGDKTLMIFGLSLVFVFLFLAALYESWSVPFSVLLAVPIGALGSIITLSLLPNISNNIYAQIGLITLIGLAAKNAILIVEFAKERVDSGMDLIQATISSVRLRLRPIIMTSLAFIFGVLPLVFASGAAAESRKTIGWTVFGGMLAATSLAIFIVPVLYVAITKFAYGKKKLEELKQMGNAKQE; from the coding sequence ATGATTGCAGAAACTTTTATAAATAGACCGGTAACAGCAATAGTAATATCCATTGTAATTATGTTGGTGGGTATTCTTTCTTTATTGAATTTACCTGTATCAAAATATCCAAATATTTCTCCACCAACAGTTTCTGTTTCGGGAAATTTTATTGGTGCAGATGCGATAACGGTGGAGCAAACAACTACTACGCCGATGGAGACTCAAATAAATGGAACTCCGGGTATGAGTTATATTACAAGTGCAAGTTCATCCAGTGGAAGAAGTAATGTGAGTGTGGTGTTTGATATGGGAACGGATATAGATATCGCAACTGTGGATGTTCAAAACAGAGTGAATGTTGCGTTACCTACTTTACCTGAAGAAGTAAAAAGATTAGGCATTACTGTGCGCAAAAGAAATCCAAGTGCATTGGCAATTTTTGCTTTTTATTCTCCGAATGGAACACACAGTTCAAGTTTCATCGGTAACTATGTAAACATCTATGTGCAGGATGCATTAAAGCGTGTGAAAGGTGTAGGTGATATTGATTCGCATGGTGATGATTTTAGTATGCGTCTTTGGTTGAGTCCTGAAAAACTTGCTGCATTAAGTTTAACTCCGGATGATATTACACAAGCAATTAATGAACAGAATATTCAAATTGCTCCCGGCACGGTTGGAGGTGTTCCACAAAAAGGATTTCAAAGTTTTGAATATAATGTAATCACCAATAGTAGAATTAATACCGTAGAGCAATTTGAAAATATAATAGTTAGAAGTAATCCCGGAACCGGCAATGTAATTTATTTAAAAGATGTTGCAACAGTAGAATTAGGAAAATTTAATTACGGACATAATTCCACCGTGAATGGTCAGCCTGCAACTTATGTAATTGTATATCAAACACCGGAATCAAATACATTAGAAACTTACAAAGGCATTATTGATAAGTTAGATGAATTGAAAAAAACCTTCCCCAGCGATTTTGATTATCTGATACCGAATGAATCTGTTTCTGTTATTGAAGCTTCTATTAATGAAGTAATGATTACGTTATTGGAAGCCTTATTATTAGTAATAATAGTAGTGTATTTATTTCTTCAGGATTGGCGAGCAACGTTGATTCCAGTATTGGCAATTCCTGTTTCTATCATCGGCACATTTGCATTATTTTCAATACTTGGATTTACTATCAACACACTTACATTATTTGCTTTTATTCTGGCGATTGGTATTGTGGTGGATGATGCTATTATAGTTGTTGAAGCAGCTCAGCATAATATTGATCATTATAATTTAAGTGCAAAGGAAGCGACCCGCAGAGCAATGAAAGATATATCGGGGCCGGTAATTGCAATCGCTTTAATCTTAGCAGCGGTATTTGTTCCTGTTGGTTTTATTCCGGGTATTGTGGGAAGATTATATCAGCAGTTTGCAATTACGATTGCAGTTTCTGTTCTTATTTCTGCTTTTGTAGCCTTATCACTTACGCCTGCATTATGTTCTCTAATGTTACGTCCATCAAAAAGCAAAAAGGAAAAGAAAAATGTATTAGAAAAATTCTTCATTTCTTTTAATAATCGCTTTGGAAAAATTACTGCTTCTTATACTCGGGGAGTTGCCTTATGGATTCGAAATACTCGTTATGTTTTTGGTTTGTTGGTAGTGTTAATTGTTGCACTTGTATTTTTATTTGCAAAAAAACCAACCGGTTTTATTCCTCAAGAAGATGAAGGTACTTTAATGGCAACTTATGAAATGGCGGAAGCAACTTCTACAGAAAGAAGTTATGCGATGCTCTTAGAATTGGTGAAAAGAATTAAAGCAATTCCTGAAGTTTCCGTAGTGGGGGGACTTGCAGGTTTTAATGCATTTCAAGGCTCAAATAAATCGAATGTAGGTACAATGTGGATCATGCTAAAACCGTGGGATGAAAGAAAAGGAAAAGGTCAGGATGCGATGAGTATTTTGAAAAAAATTCAAGATACAACGGCTGATATTCGGGAAGCCAGAGTATTGGTGGTGGCGCCTCCTCCAGTGCCGGGTTTGGGAAGGTCTGCGGGATTTAATTTTCAATTAGAACAGACTACGAGCACGGATGATATTAAAACTTTCAGCAAGGTTGCCAATGATTTTATTGCGGAGGTAAATAAGCGCCCTGAAATTGATTTTGCATATACTTTCTTTACTGCAAATACTCCTAGTTATCAAGTGGAAGTGGATCGAGCAAAAGCAAAGCAATTAGGTGTACAGATTTCTGATATTTATAATACACTTTCATCATTGCTTGGCAGCAGATATATTAATGACTTTAATTTATATGGCAGAAATTTTAGAGTAGTAAGTCAGGCGGATAGTTCTTTCCGTGCATCCATAGAAGAAATTGGAAAATATTATGTGAGAAATACAGAAGGGAATATGGTTCCATTAAGCTCATTGATTAGTTCTAAATTAATTGAAAGCCCTTCATTAATATCTCACTATAATGTGAATCGCTCAATAGAAATAAATGGTACTTCAAAACAAGGTTATAGCAGTGGACAAGCTATTCAGGCATTAAGAGAAACTGCAGAAGAAACTTTGCCAGTAGGTTATAGTTATGAATTTTCAGGAATGTCAAAAGAAGAAATTGCAGCGGGTGATAAAACATTAATGATTTTCGGTCTTTCATTAGTTTTTGTATTTCTGTTTTTAGCGGCGCTTTATGAAAGTTGGTCTGTACCATTTTCTGTGTTATTAGCAGTGCCGATTGGTGCTTTAGGTTCTATAATTACATTGAGTTTATTGCCGAATATTAGTAATAATATTTATGCGCAAATTGGTTTGATAACTTTAATTGGATTGGCGGCAAAGAATGCAATTTTAATTGTTGAATTTGCAAAGGAAAGAGTGGATAGCGGCATGGATTTAATTCAGGCAACTATCTCTTCAGTGCGTTTAAGATTACGTCCTATTATAATGACATCCTTGGCATTTATATTTGGTGTATTGCCATTAGTGTTTGCATCGGGCGCAGCAGCAGAATCCAGAAAAACAATTGGATGGACTGTGTTTGGAGGAATGCTGGCCGCAACATCCTTAGCAATTTTTATTGTGCCTGTGTTATATGTAGCCATTACGAAATTTGCCTATGGCAAAAAGAAATTAGAAGAATTAAAACAGATGGGAAATGCGAAACAAGAATGA
- a CDS encoding efflux RND transporter periplasmic adaptor subunit — translation MRFKIIFLATVAIAFIFYSCGSSKEHQVQKSNAIPVTVAEVISTTAVYYEEYPGMITALKEINLTAQVSGYITKVNFQDGANVKEGQLLYSIDAQVYEANYQQAKADLQVQEANLIKAQKDADRYRELEQNDAIAKQQVDYANASLEATKMQVDAAKARVASVYAQVKFSNIYAPFTGTIGISQVKVGTAVVAGQTTLNTISTDHPIAVDFTIDQKEIFRFTQLQRDKNILQDSIFTIAFGDEIYPESGTISFIDRAVDPQTGTIKIRLIFANDKELLKPGMNTSVRVKNNTATQFELIPYKSVSESLGEFIVYVVGDSSVVHERQLKLGRQIEDKVIVLDGLKTGETIVVEGVQKLHEGSVIKIEEK, via the coding sequence ATGCGTTTTAAAATCATTTTTTTAGCTACTGTTGCAATCGCTTTTATTTTTTATTCTTGTGGCTCTTCCAAAGAACATCAGGTACAAAAATCCAATGCTATTCCTGTAACTGTTGCAGAAGTTATTTCTACAACAGCGGTTTATTATGAAGAATATCCAGGAATGATTACGGCATTAAAAGAAATAAATCTTACAGCACAGGTGAGTGGATATATCACCAAAGTAAATTTTCAGGATGGAGCAAATGTAAAAGAAGGTCAACTGTTATATAGTATTGATGCGCAGGTTTACGAAGCAAATTATCAGCAAGCGAAAGCAGATCTTCAAGTGCAGGAAGCGAATCTGATAAAAGCGCAAAAGGATGCAGACAGATATCGTGAGTTGGAACAAAATGATGCAATTGCAAAACAACAGGTAGATTATGCAAATGCAAGTTTAGAAGCGACTAAAATGCAAGTGGATGCGGCAAAAGCAAGAGTGGCCAGTGTGTATGCACAAGTTAAATTTTCAAATATCTATGCACCTTTCACCGGCACAATTGGAATATCGCAAGTGAAAGTGGGTACTGCGGTAGTGGCCGGACAAACTACTTTAAATACTATTTCTACAGACCATCCGATCGCAGTTGATTTTACAATTGATCAAAAAGAGATATTTCGTTTTACGCAATTACAGCGTGATAAAAATATTCTTCAAGATTCAATATTCACCATTGCTTTTGGTGATGAAATATATCCTGAATCGGGTACCATAAGTTTTATTGACAGAGCAGTGGATCCGCAAACAGGTACAATTAAAATCCGATTAATTTTTGCAAATGATAAAGAATTATTAAAACCCGGAATGAATACTTCAGTGCGTGTAAAAAATAATACAGCAACACAATTTGAATTAATTCCTTACAAATCAGTTTCGGAATCATTGGGAGAATTTATAGTGTATGTAGTTGGAGATAGTTCAGTAGTGCATGAACGACAATTGAAATTAGGAAGACAAATAGAGGATAAAGTAATTGTGTTGGACGGATTAAAAACCGGAGAAACAATTGTGGTGGAAGGTGTTCAAAAATTGCATGAAGGTTCTGTTATAAAAATTGAAGAAAAGTAA